GTCGGGCCGGGTCAGCAGGCTCGCAGCGCTGGTAGCGTGTGCATCGGTGCTGCAGGTCGCAGAGACGCTTCTGCCCTATCCCTTGCCCGGAGTCAGGCTCGGGCTGGCCAACGTGTTTACGCTTGTCGCACTGGTCGAGACCGGGCCGGCTGATGCCTTCCATCTCGCCTTGCTTCGCTCGTTACTTAGCTCATTTGTACTCGGCACTTTTCTCTCACCAGCATTTGTTCTGAGCTTTGCGGGGGCGGTTGTCAGTGCCGCAGTGATGGTACTCCTTTTTCGCATGACCGCGACCGGGTCGCGACTTCGGTTCAGCTTTAT
This genomic window from candidate division WOR-3 bacterium contains:
- a CDS encoding Gx transporter family protein → MQKHTEQANRLGRVVTQEQASGRVSRLAALVACASVLQVAETLLPYPLPGVRLGLANVFTLVALVETGPADAFHLALLRSLLSSFVLGTFLSPAFVLSFAGAVVSAAVMVLLFRMTATGSRLRFSF